From Lawsonia intracellularis PHE/MN1-00, the proteins below share one genomic window:
- a CDS encoding biotin transporter BioY, which yields MSSTFTRINTIVWIAFFAALIAVSAFISFPLGPIPFTLQSLSISLTGLCIGGKRAALCVILYIFAGCIGLPVFAGGKAGPGVLLSPTGGYLIGFIGLAYLTGFGSGHNKNCPPKKAITILFMSLGLAVTYFCGATGLMWVLSFSPTKAILTGVLPFLPGDILKLVIAFAIWKYLLKKGLLPNDPA from the coding sequence ATGAGTTCTACATTTACCCGTATTAATACTATTGTATGGATTGCTTTTTTTGCTGCACTCATTGCTGTAAGTGCCTTTATTAGTTTTCCTCTAGGTCCAATACCTTTTACTCTCCAATCACTATCTATTTCACTCACAGGACTATGTATTGGTGGAAAACGGGCAGCACTATGTGTTATTCTTTATATTTTTGCAGGCTGCATTGGTCTTCCTGTGTTTGCTGGAGGTAAAGCTGGACCAGGAGTCCTTTTAAGTCCTACAGGAGGATATCTCATAGGATTTATAGGTCTTGCCTATTTAACTGGCTTTGGTAGTGGCCATAACAAAAATTGTCCACCTAAAAAAGCTATAACTATCCTTTTTATGAGCCTTGGACTAGCGGTAACCTATTTTTGTGGTGCCACAGGCTTAATGTGGGTACTAAGTTTTTCCCCAACAAAAGCAATTCTTACTGGTGTATTACCATTTTTACCTGGAGATATATTAAAGCTTGTTATTGCTTTTGCTATTTGGAAATATTTGCTTAAAAAAGGATTACTTCCTAA